The proteins below come from a single Chryseobacterium bernardetii genomic window:
- a CDS encoding T9SS type A sorting domain-containing protein encodes MKIYPIAAALLCINLYAQQQNKPQASQKHLQELYTKYEKDIKKAHKNAKLMGTPPDLYNEEDYKRTMDPVTGNVNFEKLAKVNKDILMGEYKATQPMSFISGGQGAAAGKIINEPWIERGPYSVGGRTRAIMYDPNDATGKRVFAGGVSGGLWVNQDPSVSTNEWQPLSTFWANTSVVCITSDPNNPQVFYVGTGESSTTDVVGSGIWKTTDGGATWTQIFTVPVTYSSNGVRNGNFYINDIKVRNNNGVSEIYAGVSGSYVGITFNDGWQGLSQAGLYKSVDGGATFTKNTNLLAMNTTTNVVSTTGYSIQQIEIAADNSIWLSTRSSRFTNIDSGGRIFRSTDGNTFNQIYNVGNTGSRVNFTLSKTDAGKAYAFMQGAGTTEPIRIVKTTDGGATWQSTSDVPQVIKLPTATDASIPANDFTRGQSFYDLVIAADPQNDNTLYIGGIDLFKSTDGGVNWTQISKWSNNNNMATLAVSTVHADQHAIVFNPFNNYSTGQMMFGNDGGIFFAANKGNIGTVGGMVARNRRYNVTQFYGAVLNPTKTPADEEFLAGAQDNGSWWLYGAPQANNFLTTQAATGGDGMYPEYDDQDNYEISSYTNNNHYLLNNGPNSPYFLITTSANRNTGHFVNEIALDRNNEVFYSFRSGLTLFRTAGLSSTATTFTNDLVTVGTAQSGEQISWMKVSPYTKTSTTLFVGTNLGRLFKITNANTTSYTSTELSPAAAGTISDIEFGANENEILLTLSNYNQVSIFYSTNGGTSWQNKEGNLPDMPVRTILRNPDDPNEVLVGTELGVWGTANFLSGTPTWSSVTGNIGNVRVTNLDYRPSTKTVLVSTYGRGAWTTQNTNTLATSETTKASLRAANRVYPNPSKGIARLRFNNANHNTVDISIYDKAGRLVYSKKNVKSDEEFGQKMLPGTYILKAEDKGEIVFSGNFLVIGRTGGDED; translated from the coding sequence ATGAAAATTTACCCTATTGCAGCTGCTTTACTTTGCATTAATTTATATGCTCAGCAGCAAAATAAACCGCAGGCTAGCCAGAAGCACTTGCAGGAACTTTATACTAAATATGAAAAAGACATTAAGAAAGCACATAAAAATGCTAAATTAATGGGAACTCCTCCGGATTTATATAACGAGGAGGATTATAAAAGAACCATGGATCCTGTTACGGGAAATGTTAATTTTGAAAAGTTAGCAAAAGTAAATAAGGATATCCTGATGGGGGAGTATAAAGCAACCCAGCCAATGTCTTTTATTAGTGGGGGTCAGGGGGCTGCTGCAGGGAAAATAATCAATGAACCATGGATTGAAAGAGGACCTTATAGTGTAGGAGGAAGAACAAGAGCAATCATGTATGATCCCAATGATGCAACAGGTAAGAGAGTTTTTGCCGGTGGAGTTTCAGGAGGTCTTTGGGTGAATCAGGATCCTTCAGTAAGCACAAATGAATGGCAGCCTTTGAGTACATTCTGGGCTAATACTTCAGTAGTATGCATCACTTCAGATCCCAACAACCCACAGGTATTTTATGTAGGTACGGGAGAATCATCAACCACTGATGTTGTGGGCTCAGGAATCTGGAAAACCACAGATGGTGGGGCTACATGGACTCAGATTTTTACCGTTCCGGTTACTTATTCTTCAAATGGAGTAAGAAATGGAAATTTCTATATCAATGATATTAAAGTAAGAAATAACAACGGTGTTTCAGAAATATATGCCGGGGTAAGCGGTTCTTATGTTGGAATTACATTTAATGACGGATGGCAGGGGCTTAGCCAGGCTGGATTGTACAAATCTGTAGACGGTGGGGCTACCTTTACCAAAAATACTAACCTGTTGGCTATGAATACTACAACAAATGTGGTAAGTACAACAGGATATTCTATTCAGCAAATAGAAATTGCTGCAGATAATTCTATATGGCTTTCCACAAGAAGTTCCCGGTTTACAAATATAGATTCCGGAGGTAGAATTTTTAGATCTACAGATGGAAACACTTTCAATCAGATTTATAATGTTGGAAATACCGGTTCAAGAGTAAACTTCACGCTTTCCAAAACTGATGCTGGCAAAGCTTATGCTTTTATGCAGGGAGCTGGAACTACTGAGCCTATCAGAATTGTAAAAACAACTGATGGAGGAGCTACATGGCAGTCTACTTCAGATGTGCCGCAAGTTATTAAATTACCTACCGCTACAGATGCCAGTATTCCAGCCAATGATTTTACAAGAGGACAGTCTTTTTATGATCTGGTAATCGCTGCAGATCCTCAGAATGATAATACATTGTATATTGGTGGGATTGATCTGTTTAAATCTACAGATGGAGGGGTTAACTGGACCCAGATTTCAAAATGGTCCAATAACAATAATATGGCTACTTTGGCTGTTTCTACGGTACATGCCGATCAGCATGCTATAGTATTTAATCCATTCAACAATTACAGTACCGGCCAAATGATGTTTGGCAATGATGGCGGGATTTTTTTCGCAGCCAATAAAGGAAATATTGGAACAGTTGGGGGAATGGTTGCGAGAAATAGAAGGTATAATGTAACCCAGTTCTACGGAGCGGTACTTAATCCAACAAAAACTCCGGCTGATGAAGAATTTCTGGCAGGAGCTCAGGATAATGGCTCTTGGTGGCTGTATGGTGCGCCTCAAGCTAATAATTTCTTAACTACGCAAGCCGCTACCGGAGGAGACGGAATGTATCCTGAATATGATGATCAGGATAATTATGAAATTTCCAGCTATACCAATAATAATCATTATTTACTGAATAATGGTCCTAATTCACCTTATTTTTTGATCACAACTTCTGCTAACAGGAATACGGGTCATTTCGTAAATGAAATTGCATTGGACAGAAATAATGAGGTTTTCTATTCTTTCCGTTCAGGACTTACGCTTTTCAGAACAGCCGGGCTTAGCAGTACTGCTACAACGTTTACTAATGATCTGGTTACGGTAGGAACAGCCCAGAGTGGTGAACAGATTTCATGGATGAAAGTGTCTCCTTATACAAAAACATCCACTACACTTTTTGTAGGAACTAACCTGGGAAGACTTTTCAAAATTACCAATGCCAATACGACATCGTACACCTCTACTGAATTATCACCTGCTGCTGCAGGAACAATTTCGGATATAGAATTTGGGGCTAATGAGAATGAGATTTTATTAACTTTATCTAATTATAACCAGGTGAGCATATTCTATTCAACGAACGGGGGAACATCATGGCAGAATAAAGAAGGTAATCTGCCGGATATGCCTGTAAGAACTATTCTTAGAAATCCGGATGACCCTAATGAAGTATTGGTAGGTACGGAATTGGGGGTATGGGGAACTGCCAATTTCCTTTCCGGAACACCTACTTGGTCATCAGTAACAGGGAATATCGGGAATGTAAGAGTAACAAACCTGGATTACAGACCTTCTACAAAAACAGTCTTGGTTTCTACTTATGGAAGAGGTGCGTGGACAACCCAAAATACGAATACTCTGGCTACTTCGGAAACTACAAAGGCATCTTTAAGAGCAGCAAACAGGGTATATCCTAATCCATCTAAGGGAATTGCCCGTTTAAGATTTAATAATGCCAATCATAATACTGTAGATATCAGTATATATGATAAAGCTGGAAGGCTTGTATACAGCAAGAAGAATGTAAAATCTGATGAAGAATTCGGTCAGAAAATGCTGCCGGGAACTTATATTTTGAAAGCTGAAGATAAAGGTGAGATTGTATTTAGCGGAAACTTCCTGGTAATTGGACGTACCGGAGGTGATGAGGATTAA
- a CDS encoding Crp/Fnr family transcriptional regulator, translating to MNNQFIIQKFGFLGNDFLDEFQKNAVVADIKSKTEIVREGQKNKYVPFLIKGSIKVFTLNDGRELIYYYIKESDSCLMTFSSIFTDYISRVYAVAEEDSEALLIPVSIMHDWLLRFPEINKLFYREYDKRFSEIMSMVNDAVFHRLDKRVLNYIKQQVSATGHNPIKITHREIANNLGTSREVVSRVLKKIENEGDILQTKAGIKVIIHENFGIE from the coding sequence ATGAACAATCAATTTATTATCCAGAAATTCGGGTTCTTGGGAAACGACTTTTTGGATGAGTTTCAGAAGAATGCTGTTGTAGCAGATATAAAATCAAAGACTGAAATTGTGAGAGAAGGGCAGAAAAATAAGTATGTCCCGTTTTTAATCAAAGGATCTATAAAAGTTTTCACTTTGAATGATGGGAGAGAGCTTATCTATTATTATATTAAAGAAAGTGACAGTTGCCTGATGACGTTTTCATCTATTTTTACAGATTACATAAGCAGGGTATATGCTGTTGCAGAGGAAGATTCAGAAGCATTGTTAATTCCTGTTTCTATTATGCATGATTGGCTGCTGAGGTTTCCGGAGATCAATAAATTATTTTATCGTGAATATGACAAGCGCTTTTCAGAGATAATGAGTATGGTAAACGATGCCGTTTTTCATCGTCTTGATAAAAGAGTTCTTAATTATATCAAACAACAGGTATCTGCTACAGGACATAATCCTATAAAAATCACACACAGGGAAATTGCCAATAATCTAGGAACTTCCAGAGAAGTTGTAAGCAGGGTTTTGAAAAAAATTGAAAATGAAGGTGACATCTTACAAACCAAAGCAGGAATAAAAGTGATTATACATGAAAATTTTGGAATAGAATAA
- a CDS encoding DUF3467 domain-containing protein — protein MDNNQNPQDGNINIELNEMVAAGIYANLALVNHSPSEFVVDFIQLMPGVQQAKVRSRVILAPLHAKRVLSALQQNIANYEQQFGEIKEVEPFVLGGNNVQA, from the coding sequence ATGGACAACAATCAAAATCCACAAGACGGAAACATCAACATCGAATTAAACGAAATGGTAGCTGCTGGTATCTATGCTAACTTAGCGCTAGTAAACCACTCTCCATCTGAATTTGTAGTAGACTTTATTCAGTTGATGCCAGGTGTTCAGCAGGCTAAAGTAAGATCAAGAGTAATTCTTGCTCCACTTCACGCTAAAAGAGTATTAAGCGCTCTTCAGCAGAACATCGCTAATTATGAGCAGCAGTTTGGAGAAATCAAAGAAGTTGAGCCTTTCGTATTAGGAGGAAACAACGTACAAGCTTAA
- a CDS encoding DUF5777 family beta-barrel protein, with the protein MTKTLLFLSVFASGLAFGQEDLLKDIDTVKTNTETSQPAFKALQIATGQSTKLASKKEWYIVVAHRFGDVSAGFKDFFGLDHASTKLGVIYGISDAVSVSLSRETNMKTFEGAVKYRLVRQNENFPVDIVGYNVMAANTELKKDTYPHLKFSDRLSYLTQALISRRFNDKLSLQLTPSFVHKNLYEPKIENKNQFLAGLGGRYKISKRVSLNAEYFVNFDDHSFYKNPLSLGVDIETGGHVFQLLLTNSQINSDIGYLTNATGSWGKGHIFFGFNLYRVF; encoded by the coding sequence ATGACAAAAACCCTTTTATTTTTGTCGGTATTTGCATCAGGTCTTGCCTTTGGTCAGGAGGATCTGCTGAAAGATATTGACACTGTTAAAACCAATACCGAAACTTCACAACCTGCCTTTAAAGCCCTTCAGATCGCAACAGGACAATCTACAAAACTGGCCTCTAAAAAAGAATGGTATATCGTGGTTGCCCATAGATTCGGGGATGTAAGCGCAGGATTTAAAGATTTTTTCGGCCTTGACCATGCTTCAACCAAATTGGGAGTTATTTACGGTATTTCAGATGCAGTATCTGTGAGCCTATCCAGAGAAACTAATATGAAGACGTTTGAAGGAGCAGTTAAATACAGACTTGTAAGGCAAAATGAAAATTTTCCGGTTGATATTGTGGGGTATAATGTAATGGCTGCCAATACGGAGCTTAAGAAAGATACCTATCCTCATCTGAAATTCAGTGACAGGCTTTCATACCTTACCCAGGCACTGATCTCAAGACGATTTAATGATAAACTTTCCTTACAGCTTACTCCTTCTTTTGTTCATAAAAATCTATACGAACCCAAGATTGAAAATAAAAACCAGTTTCTTGCAGGTTTGGGAGGGCGTTATAAGATCTCAAAACGGGTTTCCTTAAATGCAGAATATTTTGTGAACTTTGATGATCACAGTTTTTATAAAAACCCACTGTCATTAGGGGTAGATATAGAAACCGGAGGGCATGTCTTCCAACTTTTACTTACAAACTCCCAGATAAATTCAGATATAGGATATCTTACCAATGCTACAGGATCATGGGGAAAAGGGCATATTTTCTTTGGGTTTAATCTTTATAGAGTTTTTTAA
- a CDS encoding TonB-dependent receptor, with the protein MKKYICIAAMLGCAIAHAQQIQEGSIDEVNILGRKKIKQERAEFKRHAQSVETLSEEDLNRNNPAAIDQTLSTMPGLQVDKRTNFGGQRLVLRGYGNDQKFNNWGVKAYWNNMPLTNAEGVTVLDDVDFAYVTNVEVIKGPAATMYGGGVGGAVRFYTRPDFTKGASISENAMFGAFKTFQSRTQLNVADENYSVSAAYGHLETDGYRPNGGGLKNFFNVNGTVKLGKKDQLSFFASQAYSYEHTSGQISYNDYYAGIDNGNPAYIRKNSGTKIKSTRVGLSNMVSLTSNLRNYTTLFYYNGNTESVSAGAYGVTSSPNVGLRSTFTLKNEFKDFENRLDFGLEVQNSVSTTSSYRFTGSETNPLQTTGMAGASYFKYNNNQSTYFAIDYLTYKPWGLTLLAGLSANRTNYDRKDLYAFPDLVPGHKDQSFEKKFDVAYTPHFALQKEWKHQIFNLSYSEGYNSPTATSSYITGTNTMNDDLKPERARMVDFSVHGLLMNTKLDYRISAFRIDYSDKLTQLLIPGNMANQTYWANTGSQKNTGLEVSVGYQYRSENSFIERVVPFVNLSYYDTKYKDFSVYDPKYIDPVTGKVVGKLMVYDHKTVVGVPRNKYAVGLDIYTKPGFYLINTYNYLGNVYADFNNANLVKGFGLLNSKLGFKKTFNKLDVDVYVMGNNLTNQINYTFLFLGNSINDSDAGSGYAKGVATDVNPGPNTSYFFYGVNLKYRF; encoded by the coding sequence ATGAAAAAATATATATGCATAGCAGCAATGTTAGGTTGCGCTATAGCTCATGCTCAGCAGATACAGGAAGGATCAATTGATGAAGTTAATATCCTTGGCAGAAAGAAAATAAAACAGGAACGCGCAGAATTCAAAAGACATGCACAATCTGTAGAAACGCTCTCTGAAGAAGATCTTAATAGGAATAACCCAGCTGCAATCGACCAAACGCTGTCTACTATGCCAGGGCTTCAGGTGGATAAGAGAACCAATTTTGGTGGGCAGAGACTTGTTCTTAGGGGATATGGAAACGATCAGAAGTTCAATAACTGGGGAGTGAAAGCTTACTGGAATAATATGCCGTTAACCAATGCTGAAGGAGTAACCGTTCTGGATGATGTTGATTTTGCCTATGTTACCAATGTAGAAGTTATTAAAGGTCCTGCAGCAACAATGTATGGAGGTGGAGTTGGAGGAGCTGTGCGCTTTTATACCCGTCCTGACTTTACAAAAGGAGCATCCATCTCAGAAAATGCAATGTTCGGGGCATTTAAAACATTCCAGTCAAGAACACAACTGAATGTTGCAGATGAAAATTATTCAGTAAGTGCAGCATACGGGCATCTTGAAACTGACGGATACAGACCTAATGGTGGTGGACTAAAGAATTTCTTTAATGTGAACGGTACTGTTAAGCTTGGTAAAAAAGACCAGTTAAGTTTCTTTGCAAGCCAGGCCTATTCTTATGAACATACCTCAGGACAGATTTCATACAATGATTATTACGCAGGTATTGATAATGGAAATCCAGCCTATATCCGTAAAAATTCCGGAACAAAAATAAAGTCAACAAGAGTGGGACTTAGCAATATGGTAAGCCTTACATCTAATTTAAGAAACTATACCACTCTGTTTTATTACAATGGAAATACAGAAAGTGTTTCTGCCGGTGCATATGGTGTTACAAGTTCTCCAAATGTGGGTTTACGTTCTACATTTACATTAAAGAATGAATTTAAAGATTTTGAAAACCGTTTGGATTTCGGTTTAGAAGTTCAGAATTCTGTTTCCACTACGTCAAGCTACCGTTTTACCGGTTCGGAAACAAACCCTTTGCAGACAACCGGAATGGCAGGAGCTTCCTATTTTAAGTATAACAATAATCAGTCAACTTATTTTGCAATTGATTATCTTACTTATAAACCCTGGGGACTTACCTTACTTGCGGGGTTAAGCGCAAACAGAACGAATTATGATAGAAAAGATCTGTATGCATTCCCAGATTTGGTTCCTGGGCACAAAGATCAATCATTTGAGAAAAAGTTTGATGTAGCGTATACACCTCATTTTGCACTCCAGAAAGAATGGAAACATCAGATCTTTAATCTAAGTTATAGTGAAGGGTATAATTCTCCTACAGCAACTTCATCATATATCACAGGGACCAATACTATGAATGACGATTTAAAACCTGAACGTGCAAGAATGGTAGATTTCAGTGTACATGGGCTTTTAATGAACACAAAGCTGGATTACCGTATTTCAGCATTCAGGATAGATTATTCGGATAAACTTACACAATTGTTAATCCCTGGAAATATGGCTAATCAAACATATTGGGCAAATACCGGAAGCCAGAAAAATACCGGGCTTGAAGTAAGTGTAGGGTATCAGTACAGATCAGAAAATTCGTTTATTGAAAGAGTGGTGCCGTTTGTTAACCTTTCTTATTATGATACAAAGTATAAAGACTTTTCAGTTTATGATCCTAAATATATAGACCCCGTTACAGGAAAGGTTGTAGGAAAATTAATGGTATATGATCATAAAACTGTGGTGGGAGTTCCCAGGAATAAATATGCAGTTGGTCTGGATATCTATACAAAACCGGGATTCTATCTTATTAATACATACAATTACCTAGGTAATGTGTATGCGGATTTCAACAATGCTAATCTTGTAAAAGGGTTTGGGTTGTTGAATTCAAAGCTGGGTTTTAAAAAAACCTTTAATAAATTGGATGTGGATGTTTATGTGATGGGAAACAATCTTACCAATCAGATCAACTATACTTTTTTATTCTTAGGAAATAGTATCAATGATTCCGATGCAGGAAGTGGTTATGCTAAAGGTGTAGCTACAGATGTAAATCCGGGGCCAAACACTTCTTATTTCTTTTATGGTGTAAACCTGAAATACAGATTCTAA